The Streptomyces sp. RKAG293 genome includes a region encoding these proteins:
- a CDS encoding DUF6879 family protein has translation MPDGVGHLEMHDSYAVESEAEEFALWQSAGRRWEGGRAEAYWRPWTDLVAETVARGVEVRRARVVSEPVSEYIRFEHAATDWNVGAGERVAWLPRRLASDLALPGNDFWLIDDRAVRFNLFAGDGSLVDPDYTEDPRTVAMCADAFAAVWERAIPHAEFVLQSP, from the coding sequence CTGCCCGACGGTGTGGGTCACCTGGAGATGCACGACTCCTATGCCGTCGAGAGCGAAGCCGAGGAGTTCGCTCTCTGGCAGAGCGCGGGGCGACGCTGGGAGGGCGGACGGGCCGAGGCGTACTGGCGACCGTGGACGGATCTCGTAGCGGAGACCGTGGCCCGCGGCGTGGAGGTGCGCCGAGCACGCGTCGTGTCCGAGCCGGTCTCGGAATACATCCGGTTCGAGCACGCGGCAACGGACTGGAACGTCGGCGCCGGAGAGCGGGTGGCTTGGCTGCCGCGCCGCCTCGCGTCCGATCTCGCGCTGCCGGGCAACGACTTCTGGCTGATCGACGATCGCGCCGTCCGCTTCAACTTGTTCGCGGGTGACGGATCGCTCGTGGATCCCGATTACACGGAGGACCCACGCACGGTGGCGATGTGCGCCGATGCCTTTGCCGCCGTGTGGGAACGGGCCATCCCCCACGCCGAGTTCGTCCTCCAGTCCCCATAG
- a CDS encoding helix-turn-helix transcriptional regulator: protein MPASPSSSAQEARRSLAARLGEIRRDGGLSGKALAARCGWSPAKVSRIENAKTPPSDADIHAWCTACGAKERAPDLVAANRSVDSLYVEWRRIHRDGLRHSQNAMVPLYERTRTFRVYCSNVVPGLLQTPGYASALLNAITAFQGTPDDVSSAVAARMARSRVIHAPRHTFAFLVEESVLRNRIADPSVMAGQLGHLLAIMSLPSVALGIVPFTAQRGMWPLETFMIFDDDSVQVELLTAFVNVVAPGDIATYGHAFTSMQELAVYGSAARTLITSAIDALG, encoded by the coding sequence ATGCCCGCGTCCCCTTCGTCCAGCGCTCAGGAGGCGCGTAGATCGTTGGCCGCGCGTCTCGGGGAGATCCGACGCGACGGGGGGCTCTCCGGCAAGGCTCTGGCCGCCCGCTGCGGCTGGAGCCCTGCCAAGGTGTCGCGTATCGAGAACGCCAAGACGCCTCCGTCGGACGCGGATATCCACGCTTGGTGCACGGCGTGCGGTGCGAAGGAGCGAGCCCCGGACCTCGTCGCGGCCAACCGGTCCGTGGATTCGCTGTATGTCGAGTGGCGTCGGATCCATCGCGATGGCCTTCGGCACAGCCAGAACGCCATGGTCCCGCTCTACGAGAGAACGCGAACGTTCCGCGTCTACTGCTCCAACGTCGTACCGGGACTTTTGCAGACCCCCGGATATGCGTCGGCGCTCCTCAACGCCATCACGGCGTTTCAGGGGACGCCCGACGACGTCTCGTCGGCTGTCGCGGCGCGCATGGCGCGATCGAGGGTGATCCATGCGCCGCGACACACCTTCGCATTTCTCGTGGAGGAATCGGTACTGCGCAACAGGATCGCCGACCCATCGGTCATGGCCGGCCAACTGGGCCACCTGCTGGCCATCATGTCGCTTCCGTCGGTAGCGCTGGGCATCGTCCCGTTCACGGCGCAGCGCGGGATGTGGCCACTCGAGACGTTCATGATCTTCGATGACGACTCGGTGCAGGTGGAGTTGCTGACCGCCTTCGTGAACGTGGTGGCCCCCGGCGATATCGCGACGTACGGGCATGCGTTCACCAGCATGCAGGAATTGGCCGT